The DNA segment CTTGAGGTAAGACCAATCTTTTGTGAATAAAACTTGCCGATATTTTtggtagcctatatttattgaGTTGAAGTAAATGGGCCTTGGGCATATTTTATTTGATTGTACTCTTTAAtagcattgtttttattatcaGTACAAATGTTTTCCTTTCAGTCGTGTTTTAAGTCGGacaaaaatgaaattaataGCATGAAGTTAAGCTATCGCTATGTGTAAATGACGCAATGGATGACgaatgagtagcctactgagaACGGAGGTAGACTGACCTTATGATTTCCCTTTTGTCATTGGTCCACAGAATGTTTACGACATTTCCGAAGACCAAAACATATTTTGCTCACCTGGACATCACCCCCAGATCCAAACAGATGCTTTCTCACGGAAAGAAGATTGTGCATGCCTTACATGAGGGAGCGAAAAACATCAACACACTTGCTACAACGCTGGCTCCTCTCAGTAGGTTCCATGCCTACCAGCTGAGAATAGATCCATCTAATTTCAaggtgcacatacagtatggtgTTGTCACGAGTTACCATTAATTTTCAAGTAGGCTATCATGTCTTGATGCCTCTTCTGTAGCCTAAATATCTGTAACTACTTTTCCTGAATGTCTTGCCTCCATATGCAGAGATATTTCTGGCAACAGACACTACATACACAAGACTAGACTCAAATAGACTTAGACTCTGTATTGTCTGAAATACTGCACTATTTCCTATAACTGTTTCCTCTCTAATTTTGAGTGACCTTTTCCTCCCAGCTTCTATCTCACTGCATCCTGGTAACGCTGGCATGTCGAATGAAAGATGACTTCACCCCAATTGCACATGCTGCCATGGACAAGTTTCTATCGGCATTTGCAGCTGTGCTGGCGGAAAAGTACAGATAAGGATGTCGCATATGGAAATCAGAGGTGTAAACGTCCGGCCTCAGAAAGTATAAGTCCTGTCACGTATTTGttcaaaacattaacaaaatcaGATTATTGTAGCATAACTCCTCAGCCATGTAGGTCAGTTGGGAGGTgtaattagtgaaatcacctgtgttaagtgaacaggtagaaccaatacatgatataggacttttactttctggcTCTGGAGATTTACACCTCTGTTGGAAATGCACTGGACTGCTTTTTACTTCCAATCTGAAAAATGTGCTGGCAAtttttgtaataaaatattTCGAAAGAGCTTGGTGTTCTGCGCTTTATCCTCTGTATAGCCTATATTTACTCTGATATGAAGTTACTGTAGAAATGCCACTTCGTGTAAGCCTACATTGATGGattaatacacacatgcacagcttGAAGGTATCACTAGTAACTTTTGAGTTTACCGAGGGCCCCCTCTACAGGCACATTAAATATTGAATGACTATGTGGGTCATTCTACGAAAACGTGCCATTTTAATGTCCCTCAAACTAAAGTGTTTTGCAAAGCTGAATTAACAATATTTTATTcagaattattttatattttgggAGATATAATAAtggtaaaaataaattatttattttttaaagaattCATCCTTTTTTTAAAGGATTTTAAGCACTTTTCGTATTAGGTATATTGCAAAAGCTGCAAAAATGGCTTGTCCCTCGGTATGACTTGTTTAGTATCACTGGCTATTTAGgataaaaaaaagtcaaattatcataaaaataaatacacgTATAAAAAGCCTCAAGTGTTTGCTCATGGATCATTAAACAATTTTATTTGGAATGTTTttaaaattctgaaaaaatctACATTTGTCCCCATGTTGTCGTCAACCCTATTACTTTTGGATAAAACCCCCCTTGGAGAAAATTAACTGTGCCAAAAGTTACATCATTTTCAGGAAGTGATATCACCTGCCTTCCAGGAAATTGATGGTGAAAAGACCAGAAAAGTGCTTTGACTTTGTCTGATAGAAGGGGACAAGCTAGTTTTGTCAACGTGTTACCACAACATCATGCATTAAAAAGTAATTTGattgaaaatgtaaatgtaaatatttaacaGCATTTTAACCTCTCTTGAATGCACCTCTCATGTGTTCTACACCAGAATTATTTATGTAACACATAATTATTTGTGTAATATTCATGAATAGTTACAAGAGCACTcatattattttataataatatatgattttttggtaacactttacttgacgggtgagttcataacacattcatagcagctctCATAAACTgtacataaagcattcatgactgtttcatgagacatgactcaacattcataccaaacttttcatgaatgtggaagacagaacgacgacaacttgtcaaaataaaagtccaacaatcgcaaagcagcattgccgtttttgttccaaacctcttacctgatcacgtctgagtcaatgggctgcTACTCCAGCgccagaacatggtcaagcaaatcatttttgttttatgatgtaacctttgcagatgatttctcatcttttgctactgggactATGTctaaccgttccaggttacataAATACAGcaggtcagctgaatgtaggctagtttacctcccagtgttaacttacgaatacttcacaacttgtatagtaaagtgacattcgatgtagacttaagatattcataaaatatttacaaaggctggagagaaaaacggcaatgctgctttgcgattgttggacttttattttgacaagttgtcgttgttctgtcttccacattcatgaaaggtttggtataaaggttgagtcatgtctcatgaaacagtcatgaatgctttatgtgcagtttatgacagctgctatgaatgtgttatgaactcacccgtcaagtaaagtgttaccgatttTTTTGGTAACAGGTTTG comes from the Alosa alosa isolate M-15738 ecotype Scorff River chromosome 22, AALO_Geno_1.1, whole genome shotgun sequence genome and includes:
- the zgc:163057 gene encoding hemoglobin subunit alpha-D-like, which encodes MLSKKEKELLVIIWDKMLPIADDIGSEALLRMFTTFPKTKTYFAHLDITPRSKQMLSHGKKIVHALHEGAKNINTLATTLAPLSRFHAYQLRIDPSNFKLLSHCILVTLACRMKDDFTPIAHAAMDKFLSAFAAVLAEKYR